Genomic segment of Nothobranchius furzeri strain GRZ-AD chromosome 12, NfurGRZ-RIMD1, whole genome shotgun sequence:
gtggacccaccacccgcaggaggaacatgaagggtccggtgcattgtggatcgggtggcagaccgaggcgggagccttggtggtccgatccccggacaaggaaactggttattgggacatggaacgtcacctcgctggcggggaaggagcaggagcttgtggcagaggttgagcagtaccggctagatatagtcggactcacctcgacatgtagcattggctctggaacccaagtccttgagaggggttggtcaCTCTCctctgctggagttgctccaggtgagaggcgcagggctggggttggcttttttttAGCCCCAAGACCCTCTGcccgtgtgttggggtttaccccaggggacgagagggtagcttccctgcgccttcgggtcggggaaagggtcctgactgttgtttgtgcttatgcgccaaatatcagttcggattacccaccctttttggagtccctgggacaagtgctagatagtgctccatcaggggactccattgtcctgctggggtacttcaatgctcacgtggacaatgacagcatgacctggaggggtgtgattggaaggaacggcccgcctgatctgaactcgagtggtgtttcattattggacttctgtgcaagccacagtttggccataacgaacaccatgttcaaacataaggatgcccatcagtacacttggtaccagggcagcctaggttgcaggtcgatgatagactttgtagtcgtatcatctgacctgcggccgtatgttttggacacccgagtgaagggaggagcgaagctgtcaactgatcaccacctggtggtgagttggatcagatggcaggggaggatgccgcgtagacctggcagacccaaacgcatggtgagggtctgctggggacgcctggcagaagaacctgtaaagacggtcttcaactcccacctccggcagagctttcactgggtcccgagagcagtgggggacatagactccgagtgggccttgttccactctgcgattgctgaggtggctgttgctagctgtggcaacccctgtacccgattgtggacaccagaggttcagggagccatcaggctgaagaaggaggcatacagggcgtggctggtctgtgggtctccggaggcagcagacggttaccggatagccaagcgtggtgcagcagtggcagttgtcgaggcaaaatctcgggcgtgggaggagtttggtgaggccatggagaaagactatcgatcggcgccaaagaggttctggcaaactgtccggagcctcaggagaggaaggcagcaacgcgctcacactgtttacagtgggaatggggcgctgctgacatcaactggggctatagtcgggtggtggaaggaatactttgaggagctcctcaatcccacctacacgcattctgaggaggagccagagccgggagacctggggatggactgtccaatctcgggagcagaagttgctgaggtagtcaaacaactacacaggggcggagccccaggggtggataagattcgtcctgggtatctcaaggctatggatgtggcagggctgtcatggttgacacgtctctgcaacattgcgtggtcatcgtgggcagttcctgtggaatggcagaccggggtggtggtccccatctttaagaagggtgaccggagggtgtgttccaactatagagggattacactcctcagcctccctggaaaggtctactccaaggtactggagaggagggtccaatcgatagttgaatctcagattgaggaagagcaatgtggttttcgtcctggccgtggaactgtggaccagctctatacccttgcaagagtgatggagggggcatgggagtttgcccaaccaatccccatgtgttttgtggatttggagaaggcttatgaccgtgtccccaggggcaccctgtggtggACATTCCAGGAggctggggtgggtggccttttgttaagagtcattcagtccctttaccagaggagcgtgagtttggtccgcatagccggtagtcggacctgttcccggtgaaggttggactccgccagggctgccctttgtcaccggttctgttcattacctttatggacagaatttctaggcgcagccgtggtgtggagtgtgtcaagtttggtggcaggagaatctcgtctctactttttgcggatgatgtgttcCTCCTAgcctcatccagctctgaccttcagctcttgctgggtaggttcgcggccgaatgtgaagtggctgggatgaggaacagcacctccaaatctgagaccatggttctcgaccgggaaagggtagcttgccaactccaggtcgggagagaggtcctacctcaagtggaggagtttaagtatctcggggtcttgttcatgagtgagggtaggagggatcgggaaatCGACAGACGAATtggttcggtgtctgcagtgaagcggatgctgagccgatctgttgtggtgaagagggagctgagccagaaagccaggttctcgatttaccggtcgatctacgtcccaatcctcacctatggtcatgagctttgggtaatgaccgaaagaacgagattgcgaatacaagcagccgaaatgagtttcctccgtagggtggccgggctcagccatagagatagggtgaggagctcggacattcgggagggactcaagaGTAGAGCcgatgctcctccggatcgaaaggagtcagttgaggtggtttaggcatctggtcaggatgcctcctggacgcctccctggggaggtgtttcgggcatgtcctgccggcaggaggcccccgggtcgagccaagacacgttggagaggttacatctccaatctggtccgggaacgccttgggggcctgccggaggaactggtggagttggctggggagaggatggtctggagctccctagttgggatgctgcccccgcgaccgggcctcggataagtggaggaagacgacgacgacaataaCAATTATTTATATTAAAACTCTATATCTGCTAAAGCCAGTTTAATTACAACCCCCTGAAGAACACCATCTATGCACTGCGTAGGTCAtaagttggtggtggtcagaggggccgatggcgccaaTTGGCAAGCTCGCCTCTGTCAGAACGCCTCAGGGTGGCTGTAGCtgcatagtagcttaccatcactggcagtgtgtgaatgtgagagtgcatgaaagcgtctttgagtgtcctaaaaagcgctatataagtttgatatattattattattattataagctaGATACATGGAAACATAAAAACCACCGACCCTTTACCTTCTTACCTGCAGGGTGATTGCCCGCATCATGTTTGGGTTTCTGTTGCAAAGTGCTCCCACTGGTACAGCACCAGCGCTGTAGGCTGTGAGGGCAGTCAGTGAGGGAGAAGAGATCCCCAAAGAGAAAAGGTGATGGAGACAGGCCTGAAGGTCCTCCACTCCTTTCTCTTTCCCCTCTACTCTAGCTTGTCTGTGCCAGGAGAGGCCGCGCTCCCCTCCACCTCTACAGAGCACAAACGCACAAAGCAAACTCACTTAAACTCAAATGTTTGATTCAATTCTTAACTGATTTCTTGTAAGTGTTTTTACAGCTTGTTAGATTCTACATAGTGGTAGAGATTACCTGATGTGACAGTAGGCCAGCACCCAGCCCTGATCCAACAGCAGAGTTTTTATTGGATGAAAGTCCATGTTAAGATCCCTACCATAAGCTCCATATACATGAATAAGCAAAGGAACTTGGCTCAGGTCCTCCACTGCTGCTGCATGAAACAATGTCACTGGCACCAAGGTGCCATCCTAGAAAGAGGCAGGAGAGTATTTAGTACCTAGATGTATCATTAATTCCTTCATACCTTTACTTTTAAGTCTTTTAAAGTGTTCTTACCTGGCTGCAGACTTCCAAGTGTGTGGTGATATACTTGGCTTGGTTGTTAGGGTAGGAATCATTTCCAGAGCCCGATAAAAGGAGCCCTTCCTTAGGGTACAGGACGTGTGGCACAGGTGGGTGGACTGGAGACGATAACAAGAAATCAAACACATCTTGTTGGTCTGCCAAGCCTGGTTTCTTAGATTCAAAAGCACAGGCCCAGGGAGGAAGCTTGGGAATAAATCAACAAAACCCAAAATACTAAGTAATGTACTGAGGTGTGTATATAAAAACAaagataaagaaaaataaaatgttttttctctaattagcTGCCATACTGACCGGCACAGTGTATGGATCCTTGGGATGGGTCAGTGGAATTATAATCAGAGAAAATTGATTGGAAAGAGTTTTTGCAACCAGAACACAATGGTCTCCAACCACGTCCATGTCCTTGATTATAGTGTCAGGGTCAGGGACAAACAGAGACACCCAAGAGTTCATGGACGGATCAGACATGGGAGCATGCACCACCTAGAAAAAAAGGATTTTTAAAAAAAGGGTTTTGcctaaaaaaagaataaaactcaCATTAGACTGAGTAATTTACACCATCAAGGGCATCAAAGTAAAGAAACGTTTTACAAAAAAATGAGGTGGAATAAACCTGATATTCTTGTCCAGGCCCGGTATTAGTCAGTATAATGAGGCTTTTTCTCCAGCGTTCCACATGATAGAGGAGGTCCTGCTGCCGAGGCTGAACCACTAAAGGCTCCAAACCTGTGACATTCATTAGAAGCACCTCTGAACTTGTTCTGCTGCTGCAGTTGATGGTCAGGATCTGTCGGTCTCTTGACAGTGAAACCTCAACAAACACACTGGGGTACACAAGGAAGTTAATCCTAGTTGTTTGGGAAAGCTCATGTGCGGCACCTCGTCTACTTACTCAGGCTGAGTTTGCTCATACACAGGCGTGATTCTGCTGCCGTCAGAGGTCAGGTCCAGACGAAAAACCGAGCTAGAGCGTAGTCCTTCCAGGGTTGTGTAAAACAGGACATCATCTGTGGCCCACTCTTCAAATAtaaacattcacaaaacaaacATTTGCTAGTGCTCCAATAGCTCTACCAACACAAAGagactttttattattatttaaacactttcgcattttttgtttttaagtttACCAAAGCTGAGGACTCCTTCTAGCTCATGTATGATGCGATGGGGAGATGATTTACTTCCAAGTCTGACAACCACACACCTTCATCACAACAAAGTTAATTCTTTAGTATATAGAACGGTCGAGGTTTTGTTTATAGCTAAAAAAGTGCAAAGGCTCAAACTTTATTTGCTCTTCTTTGTGACAAGACTTGAGGGTGGTGGCGAGATGCTTCTCTTGTGGAGAAAGACGTATTCTCTGGGTCGTCCACAGAAAGCTTTCCTCATTCTCAACTCTGCTCTTCCCTTCTTTTCTAGACGCTTGTTTGAGATTCACCACGTTCTCAGGCTCCCGTTCACCTGCAAATATAGCAAATGGGAAAGATG
This window contains:
- the prepl gene encoding prolyl endopeptidase-like, which produces MIVFSSLMCSCARATLSQLKIWERIVSKRFSLSVQRCCSSESISTGDHLSSTTDKYRNLQKYFVRRLKATYQSFSKMPDHSVVCGHHHVYVVKDNGIYRVDQRDGEREPENVVNLKQASRKEGKSRVENEESFLWTTQRIRLSPQEKHLATTLKSCHKEEQIKCVVVRLGSKSSPHRIIHELEGVLSFEWATDDVLFYTTLEGLRSSSVFRLDLTSDGSRITPVYEQTQPDVFVEVSLSRDRQILTINCSSRTSSEVLLMNVTGLEPLVVQPRQQDLLYHVERWRKSLIILTNTGPGQEYQVVHAPMSDPSMNSWVSLFVPDPDTIIKDMDVVGDHCVLVAKTLSNQFSLIIIPLTHPKDPYTVPLPPWACAFESKKPGLADQQDVFDFLLSSPVHPPVPHVLYPKEGLLLSGSGNDSYPNNQAKYITTHLEVCSQDGTLVPVTLFHAAAVEDLSQVPLLIHVYGAYGRDLNMDFHPIKTLLLDQGWVLAYCHIRGGGERGLSWHRQARVEGKEKGVEDLQACLHHLFSLGISSPSLTALTAYSAGAVPVGALCNRNPNMMRAITLQAPFLDVLGSMEDPSLPLTLEDRDEWGDPVGNVKHRHIIASYCPLHNITPQHYPSMLLRAYSGDLRVPLDGVIKYTRRLQKATQTYFNMKLETDCKETPNIVLKIHPGGNHLGPEDFEQMLQEEALELAFLHAELGLDPPKPQRRRQR